A window of Gossypium raimondii isolate GPD5lz chromosome 7, ASM2569854v1, whole genome shotgun sequence genomic DNA:
AAAGGCCATATCTCCGTCATCCatgtacttcaagaaaaatctAAGAGTCAATCTAGCTAGCATGTTATAAGTTGCAAAAATACTATGGAAACACTATTATtaagagttagattgcattCTCTCTCTTTTACTCAAACATGGGTAAATTAATTCCTATACTTAGATAAAAAAACTGACCagtcatttttgttaaatacTTCATCcatttactgttaaaaactgacaTTGCTGatggaccaatttttaacagtaaaaatagatgaaatttttaatagaatgactaTTTACtgtttgatctaatgtacatggactaatttgctcatttttttagtagagggacCAAAATGCAATCCGACCCCTAATACGAGGTTCTTTATGGTGCTTTTACTGGTTATAAGTTCAATTTTATAAGTCTTGCATTTGACAACCTGACCATAGATATGGTATGGTTGACTGTGAATATTAATCTGTTGTAGAGGAACTACATGATCATAAATCAAAGTTTTGCCAGCTATCTTAGGCTTTAATTATTTCCAAGTTACTACCTCTAATTGATGCAGTGTGGAAGGAATTCCAATAGCTTAATTGTAACTGGACATTCTTTAGGAGGATCAGTTGCTTCACTCTTCACCTTATGGCTGCTCGAAAGCCTCGATATATCGTTGGCTAAACGACCCCTTTGTCTCACGTTCGGCTCACCGCTCGTCGGTGATAAAGGGTTTCAACAAGCCATTTCACAACATCCTGCATGGAATTCTTGTTTCCTCCATGTTGCTGCAACAAGCAAAGATTCCATTCCAAGACTTTTCATTGCTCCCCGTGATCTTAACTCCATGGATTTAGATTCAAAATCTGATGATTATAAGCCTTTTGGTACCTTTCTTTTATGTTGTGAAGATGGATGTACTTGGTCTGAGAACCCTGAAGCTGTCTCTGAGCTACTAATGGCAGTAGAAACGGAAGATGCCGGTAATGAAGAATGGACAATTAATGTTTACAGCAGGATTATTGAACAACTCGAGTCGATGATAGTCCGGAAAGGTATCTCACAGGTTAATGAATCAATTCTGAATTCACTTCGAGCTGGAACAACTTTGCAAACAGAAGCAATTAGAATCCGAAATGAACAGGTAGATCAAACTTGTTTCGATCTTCATGCATATCTTTATATATTACGTATAAGCCAGGCCGAGTAACATACTTTCTATGATCTGAACTTGCATTGAATTCGAGTAGCTGTTGATCAAGAAACTGGAGGAATTGGAAGAGATATGTCTGTTCAACAAGGGAAAAGCATTTGACCctgcaaagaaattaaatgtcataaaaataaaaatggctgAACTAGAATGGTATAAGAAGGTTGCTAAGGCTAATGAAACAGGTTACTATGATTGTTACAAGAAGCAACTCAGTCGGCGGGATCGCGATGTCATCAAGCACAAGAAGTTCCTCACAAACTACTGGAAAGAAGTCGTTGCACAAAATGAGAGGAAACCTCAGAAACAACTGGTTTACCTCCGATCACGGTGGTTGTATGCTGGTACGACCTATCGGAGAATGGTTGAGCCACTTGACATAGCTGACTACTACAGAGATAATGGAAGCAACTATGTGACTACTGGCAGATCACATCATTATATCAAGTTACAGCAATGGCTTGAAGAAGACGAGAAACAAAGCAGATTTCGGATCGATACCAAGAAACAAAATGTGGATGTTATTCTAACAGATGATTCTTGCTTTTGGGCTCATGTCGAAGAAGCCCGGCTATGGTGCAAATCATTGAAGACAGCTGATGTTGGTATGATCTCAGAGAGGGTGTGTTTGAGGCAGAAACTGATGGAATTTGAGGTTTATGTTATGGAACAAATCAAGAAATATGCAGTGTCCTCTGAAATTTTCTTGAAAGGTAGCAGTTTTATGCAATGGTGGAAAGAGTATGAGATGCTTATTGAGCCTCACCATAATTCACCATTGACAGATTTCATTAGGAACTGTAAATTTCAGCAGTATGCTAGTGGGTGTTTGGTACTCAATTAAGTTATACCAGTAAAGATGGTAATAACTTCGCAAATACCACAATGCATTGCAGTGAATAATCCAAAATGTAATTACTCTTTTCactttgattttagtaaatttctGATTTCGGAGTGAAGTATAGTACATTTACCTAATTTTGCATCATACGGCTAATCTTCTAtataacatttcatttatttgtcaaaattttaatgttctaAAGATGTGGTTATTATAAGCTTGTAAAAACGTATGATAACATTTACATCATATctgaaacttttaaaatttcaaattaataaaacttaagctgtactttaataaaatttataaatttaattatttattcatttaataaaataagattaataaatattttatataaaatttattaattttaattcacttaagattaaaattaattttactaaaatttaagaaaaataaaactattataaacaattaatttaataaataatgtatttcataCTTTATGACTATTACTATGAAAGCTGTtatataatgtaaaaataaaatataataactttGGTTAGAATAAACATTGTTGTTATAACAAAATGTTATTATAGAGGGTTACTATTATTGAGAGAGTTGATTGTATTtacttttatgcatttttactagtttttactttttttttttttagcattaGATGCTTTCAAAATGAGTTTATGACTTTTATTGAGATTAATTCGAGCTTGAAATGCATGATCGAACACAAATGGAGGCGAAACAAGCGAGCAAATATGAAAGAAATGCAAAGTACCCAACCAAAGACGTGCACATTGTGTGACACCCCACACCCAGCCCGGTCGTCAAATCCAAATGTGTGACATCACATTACGTTGTCAAAGTAACTCAATCTGACTCTATCACAAATGACAAGCAACAtgacattcaattaaataatttatcagTGTATACACACAAATTAATTCAATGCATGAACATTAATCCCATGCTATGTATTCAGAAGATGTATGGAGGTTATAACATGGTTGGGATTCGAGTCCAactctttttatcaaatttcaacatAGTGTCTCGAGCCAGGAATCTTCATGTCTCGAGACGGAGGGTTTAGCGTACTTAGTGAGTGTGCAAGACACTATCCAAAGGTATGAGAGCTCGAGGCTGGTTGCCATGTTGCTAAACGAAAGttcaatgtcacaacatagTGAATAGAGTGCCAAAATTCCAAAACTGCCTttggtgtcgcgacacaccCCTGAATCTAAACTTCAGCCAAGCAAACTGcattcaatgtcgcgacacaggtaCTAGATGTCATGACACTAGCCCTACATGGGAAGAAATTACCAGCTGAGGGCGTTTTGGTTTGCACAATGAAAATTAACGTAAAAACATCAATTGTCCTAGGGCTAAGGACGACGACCAACCCTAACACTATAAATAGACTCATAAGACACTTGAGAAAGGACCACTTTTGtaacttagaattttttttagtttagttttcagtttttagttctttttagacttacgatttattTCCAGTTGTTTTCATTCGTGTTAATCAAAAGAGCTGATTTGTAGATTCAACACAAACTCTATAGAATTCTGCACTTCAAATATTCAATACAATCATAATTTCTTCTTAAACTTTTATTCTTAATTCGTTCATAatgcttatttattttatcaacttTACATTGTTTATGaaatccatgaggaactaatcctcttataggggattagcgagtggaagtgtgattaattaagttctatgtagggttttcttagAGGATCAACTATTTGGGATAGGAAAAACTTAAAcactaggcctgacaaccctaagaagtcatttaggtgagaattaacccaaaattgatatTGCTTATCTGTGAACCCCTTATCCCTATCTGGTTTGGACTGagaggtcaagagataagtagttcttctCGACTTGTTAGCTTAGTAGGAGATCAAGAGATTCTTCTAgggtaacgactagttgattgagtagaGACCTAAAATAGGAATTAATTATTACCaccgaagcgagctaatcacccatactTAGATTTGGTTGAATTACATCTTAGTTTTCTGTGTTCACTTTATTTTgcatgattatttattttagtataaaacccaaaactattttccactttatgttttatcgtaatataatttatctaaagtaataattttttttatttatgtttagattaatattaatttagtactcaCCTCTATTGgatacgatcctcggagtacttaccAATTCCGTTGTAAagtatattacaacctgacctgtatacttgtggacactgcctcaatttcatatatttaattgcAGTATTTacactctggacgttagtacgCCCGGAGGCGGTCAGAGACCATAAGGTCTATGTCTTGAGATAAAACCTTTCAAGTCTCGAGACTAATCTCAAGAGAAACCTCtcttgttttcttattttagctTCGATGTTTGGTTCTTTCGAGACAAAAATTGTCTCCAGACCTGGAATAggacaaaattattttagcttCGATGTGCCCTTGTCTTGAGACAAAGGCCACTCTGTCATGAGACCTAAGTGGAATTGTCTTGATATCTGCTTGGTAAGTTTCAAGACCTTAAGCACCAAATGGTAAATTTTGTTCTAATGGTTCTAATGGTTTCGAGAGATGTTCATACTGTCTCGAGACTAAATGGTAAAATGACCCTAAATGACCATTTTTAAGCATCTAAGCCATACCAAATTGTACCTAAAAAATACCTAAATGTTACATCAATGCAAAATCATCAATCCAACATATAGAAACACATCCAATCACTAACAAATCCTAACATCCATTTCATCAAtgtataatcaaattaattatgcAATCGAATACttataaacatgcataattatctttaaatcgAAAGATGAAACTCACCACTCAAAACATTGTAGGTCATGATACCAAAAGTACTAAAACATTAACGTAAGCAACATGCTCAAACcaacctaagtacatgccatttaaccaaaacatatatatacatacaaaatagGCACAAGATGATTTCCGAGCAGAGCTGCTGAGTTGGATGCTTTATGACTTCTAATCTACTATCACTCTCGTCCAAGACCTATGCACGGAAACAAACAAAACCGTATGCTAAGTAATGCATACTTAGTGGTGCTaacataattcaaattcaaatataaacataataGAATCAAATAAACATACTAAATAACAAGATTAAAtatgataatcaataactatTTCAATATTATCATCATTAATACGTATACACCTGAGAATAATTAGACCCTTAAAAGATTCATGACCATTTAACATTCGATCATGTTTATATCAACATTTTACTTGTTTTCAAATCACATAGTTTCGATGCATCCTCAGGGTATTTGCATCTATTTTACCATATTAATGtcatatatcatataaacatcattatcacatttcaataatataagcattcaacatataatttttacattttaatccctaTTAACAAAATCGGGCTTAAGGACAGATACTCGGATCAATCCACTATCACACCAATATATGCACCGAAGTGCTGGTCGGGCATAAATACACCGATCCCACCGATCACATCAGAATACACTCGTACCTTCAGAGAATTTGAGCTAGTGTTATGTTCTCAACCCCAAGTGAATTAGAGAactatcacaatatatatacacacatatgcTGAATCTCCCACCTATCAAAACGGATCttatggcatgtcaactatacCCGTAACTCTATTCAATAGTGTTAATAGGGaaattttcaatcaatataCCAATGATCACATATAACATAATAAGGTGTCTACATACCTTTCAAATACATCTACATCAACAGTTTACTATCCTCGTCCACTTGACGAGTTAAACACGCACAATTATTTAATGAACTCGAAATATGAGAGTACAAATCAGAAGTGATTATTCGTTAACGGATTTAGATTTCTTTTTGTCCCGTAAAGGTCCTACATCGTCTTTagctacaaaaattaaatccgaatacaaaaaattcatcaatCATGCAATTCAAACATAGATCATAACAACATAgacatgaatatattttattcatttttgtccCTATAAGCCCTAATATTCAAAATGCTTGTAATTCTTTGTTCtctttatcaaatcaaaaatcgATTTTATATTTCTTCACTTGGTACCTCTAACTTCCAATCCTTGACATTATTTTCTAACAgctttcaatttattcaatttggtcactAATGTTCAACAATAATTTCAAAGTCTTTAAGCTTAAATTCAAGCTTATTCCTACAACACCCATTACCTTACTAATATTAtaactcaatttcatcaaaagttCTTTTGTTCTTTTACTGATCTATCATGAATTCCATCAATAAAACTTAACTAAATATTAGTAATtctttaaacaaataatttggTCTTGAGTAACAACTACTTAAATCTAATAATTCACcgtgaattgaaaaaaaaacttaccaatCTAGCCTTGGAAGCTTACAACATTGGTGAAAATGTTTTAGGagaaagttttcttttatttccttaaGAGAACTAGTAGAGATGAGATGAGATTAACTAAGCTAACTATTGTGTCTCTCGTCCACTAACttataattaaaacttttatttaattaaaaagtttaataattaaagatcAATGGTTAATATTCATTCATGAAAACAATTAGTGGAATCTAACGGTTCACTTAAATGTTGGCCACCAccactaaattaattttggtttagttGATTTTAAAGTCAAGCCAAATTGCTACATAAGTCCCTCTCATTTATTAACTAACTTGCtatcctcttttttttttcaaaaaaaaaacttgttatcctttttaatttagtccatatagTAGAATTAAcgatttttttgatttaactACTCAATCGGGGTCTAATACCAAACTTTTAACGCCCTCTACCAACCCGATTCATTGAGTTCGGGTTTGGGTGTTACCACACAAAACTCACATATTAATAATGACAATTTACAATTACCTATTTCTTAAACATGTACTGTGGCATTTTAATCAAAAACttattacaataaaaaaaggggatgtgtttaaaataaatttaattacaacaGACTCGAATTATATCATTacaaaatggaaatttatttatcacaGACTCGAATGGCGTATTCCTAGACTATGCCACAGCTCCACTAATATGCATAATAGCCCACTTCGCCACCATCTTGGCGAACTCTTGACGTTACCCCTTCAGGCGAAGTCTTTTCTCAATTACctgaaaagaaataagaaattttgTAAGTACAAGAGTACTTAGTGAGCTCATGAACCATACCTTGATGGATGCTTTGCAATCATGTAGGAATTTCTATGAGTAAACTACTACTCTACATCATTTACTTCGACTGATACCATGCGGTCTTATCACTCTTGTATATGTCAATTATCATACCCTTATTATACTTAATCTTTCCTATCTAATTAACTGGACAATCCTTCCAATCGTTTCATAAATCTCTTGTCCCATAATACTTTCTTAACAAAATATACCCTCAGAAAACACTTTCAACAATCCATGCCTTAACCCATATTCTTATTTCAAGCAGTTATTCACTGACATTTATCACAGGCGGATATTCATATATGCTTGGCGAATACTTATGTAGAATATAATACTATCAATTTATACTCAGTCATATCTTGATTTAGTACCACACATATCCTTACTGATAAATCATTGCATAGACCACTTTGACGAATTCCATGACATGATATATCAAAATCCCATAATTTAAGATAACATTAACTttgattcaaaataattttagaagaagaTAAAATACCCCACTTTCTATATTTACAGATCATAATAACGAATATCCTTCTTGACATACAGATAcacatttctttttcatgaaAAACCCTTAAGACTTAGTCCCTCATAACCCAGAACATATCAATATTTCACCTTAGCTTTACTTATGACAAAACTAAAAGAATTTACTCATACCTTACAATAGAGATAGACATTTAGATTCAGATTTTACCTGACATCCCTGACAATTTACACAATATAGGCCTAACAGAACATGCCACACAGGCAATCATATAGAGTACAGCACCAAGGCGTTCCATTCAAAATTCGCCACAAAGACATTTCTTTCAAAgttcgccacaaaggctattCTTAGTTATCGTGTTTACGATAtgaatttgcctaaactcacaaTACGTGAGGTTTGCCTGTTATCGTCCTAGGACATGCAAAGAACCTCATTGGGTAATCACCATTCCTTAGTTCTTTTTTCAGAGAGTGCCTTGGCCATAGACTTTCTTTCAGAGTTTCATATTAGAATTCATGTTTTTTGTCATGACGAATTTCATCAGATACCACCGCGGTGACTAGACACAGACTCACTTTACAGACTCTTCATGCATTGACACACTCTAAGCCCAACATTTTAATGCACTAACATACACCCAACAAAACATACATATCATTGTATACATTCtagacatatatatacacaaccATACTTTAACATTTCAGTATTCATACACCAATCATCACATACATGAAATTATCAGATTCACTACCCATATACACACTATACTTTTCATAGTTTCAAAAtcataattcaatcaatttcctATAGGTATCTCTTGATAAAAGCAATATACATACAGGAGTCAGCATAAAACTAATATGATTCTCACTAATGGTAGTGCAAAACTCTAAATTCAGATATCAATCTCGAACAAGTTATAATCACTACTTTCAGAACATAAGAACATTATTAAGACTCATTCGTATACAATTTACAGTCAATTCAAGCACTGACAACTCCCATGCAAAGCCTTATACTTACATCTTACCGTTCATGCACCTCTTACAAAGTTACTCCTTCAGAATTTAACATGCAGAATAGTAATACCTACATATCAATGGAGTAGCCACTGATCATAA
This region includes:
- the LOC105768477 gene encoding senescence-associated carboxylesterase 101 produces the protein MASQMNQLFCSGLEVANFVVSSGLLKLSWAKILDCYGGFNLNELQNLGLSIKWKAYQQANINILVFTTSPICTKSHLQDSKQLVSSTAFKESFPVFEFLCNNGNSFSIHKAAIALFADHFHELLQLKAECGRNSNSLIVTGHSLGGSVASLFTLWLLESLDISLAKRPLCLTFGSPLVGDKGFQQAISQHPAWNSCFLHVAATSKDSIPRLFIAPRDLNSMDLDSKSDDYKPFGTFLLCCEDGCTWSENPEAVSELLMAVETEDAGNEEWTINVYSRIIEQLESMIVRKGISQVNESILNSLRAGTTLQTEAIRIRNEQLLIKKLEELEEICLFNKGKAFDPAKKLNVIKIKMAELEWYKKVAKANETGYYDCYKKQLSRRDRDVIKHKKFLTNYWKEVVAQNERKPQKQLVYLRSRWLYAGTTYRRMVEPLDIADYYRDNGSNYVTTGRSHHYIKLQQWLEEDEKQSRFRIDTKKQNVDVILTDDSCFWAHVEEARLWCKSLKTADVGMISERVCLRQKLMEFEVYVMEQIKKYAVSSEIFLKGSSFMQWWKEYEMLIEPHHNSPLTDFIRNCKFQQYASGCLVLN